The sequence below is a genomic window from bacterium.
CCGCTCCGCCCGAGGGCGAGGTGGAAATCGAGGTGATCGGCGGCCGCGAGGCAGTCCGGCTTGCGCCGGGCGCGACCGCCGTCCGCGTGTACCGGGCCGGCACGGCCCTGCGGCCCTGGGTGGACGCGCCGGCGCTGTCCATGCTTCGCGAGGTCGTCGAGGCGGCCCGCGGGACGGCGCCGGCCGCCGACGGCCTCGCCGAGGTGCGGCGCGCCGTCGGCCTCATGGACGCGATCCGCGCGGCCGCGGCTCCATCGGGCGCGACGTAGGATGCGCGGCCGCCAACGGCGGCGCTCGCGACGCGCGACGCTTATCCGCCGGCTTGGATCTCTCGCGTAGGCGCGGCTCCGGCGCCGAGATAGGGATCGACGGTGCGGAACCACTTGAGAAAGGCCGCGCAGGCCGACACCGCATGTTCCAGGAGTTGCCGGCCGCGCTCGGCGCTGCCGAGCGTCGGATCGGAGAGGCTGCCGGTGGGCGGCGTGACATCTTCCATGTCGAGCGGCACCGCCACCCGAACGCCGTCGACTCTGATCGCGCCGAGCCCTTCCGTGGGGCAGCCGAAGACCGTCCGCCGGCCGAACGCGCCCGCGCGGTGGAGCTGCACCCGCTCCGGCCGCAGATACATCATGAGCGACCCGACGGGCTCGCCGCCGTGCCCGAGGTCGACTTTGCCGCCGTATACCTTCTCGATCACCTCCGGCGCCTGGATGATCTGAAACGGCGCGATCGACGGGATCACCACCCCGTGCGACCGGCGGTACCGCCGCGCCACGAGCTCCACCGTGCCGGTGTTGCCGGCGTGCCCGTTAATGATGGCGATGCGCGCAAACTTGTGCAGCCGGAGACTCTCGATCGTATCCGTGAGCACGGCGGCGAGCGTTTCGGACCGCAACGTGACCGTGCCGGGATAGTTGCGGAAATACTCGGAGTAGCCGAAGGG
It includes:
- a CDS encoding creatininase family protein, which encodes MRLGEMPWTEVQEAIARGVTAVVALGSIEEHGPHCPGGDYLIIDEIAARAAEITGDVVAPTLPFGYSEYFRNYPGTVTLRSETLAAVLTDTIESLRLHKFARIAIINGHAGNTGTVELVARRYRRSHGVVIPSIAPFQIIQAPEVIEKVYGGKVDLGHGGEPVGSLMMYLRPERVQLHRAGAFGRRTVFGCPTEGLGAIRVDGVRVAVPLDMEDVTPPTGSLSDPTLGSAERGRQLLEHAVSACAAFLKWFRTVDPYLGAGAAPTREIQAGG